The Ananas comosus cultivar F153 linkage group 2, ASM154086v1, whole genome shotgun sequence genome contains a region encoding:
- the LOC109706460 gene encoding methyl-CpG-binding domain-containing protein 2, translating into MESNMEGALPKPKKDKSKSPRPSKKSRKMSSQTSEVNTKDNTDLSAEDQSNQLIIYNPEHSNDESQDALAVSENMENHSANRILPSIGAFTVQCATCFKWRLIPTKEKYEEIRENILQEPFVCERAREWRPDILCEDPEDISQDGSRLWAIDKPNIAQPPPGWERLLRIRGEGSTKFADVYYASPTGKRLRSMVEIQRYLIEHPEYIKQGVNLSQFSFQIPRPLQENYVRKRAPRMTNPLDGSSLGLSRPLEPEEVNPLSWAAPPTRRELETGGSVSPPPSSEPVEPSTSSEMEKTVKPRDDPICDQPNIKLEESELSRSTSSLEL; encoded by the exons ATGGAGTCAAATATGGAAGGCGCTCTCCCTAAGCCAAAAAAGGATAAATCTAAATCCCCAAGACCTTCAAAAAAGAGCCGTAAAATGTCATCTCAAACTTCTGAGGTTAATACAAAGGATAATACTGATCTTTCTGCTGAAGATCAGTCAAATCAGCTGATTATTTACAACCCTGAACATTCGAATGATGAAAGTCAAGATGCGCTTGCAGTTTCTGAAAATATGGAAAACCATTCTGCAAACCGAATTTTGCCTTCTATTGGGGCATTCACTGTACAATGTGCAACTTGTTTTAAATGGCGGCTTATTCCGACTAAAGAAAAATATGAGGAAATTCGTGAAAACATACTGCAAGAACCTTTTGTATGTGAGCGGGCCCGCGAGTGGCGGCCTGATATATTATGTGAAGATCCAGAAGATATATCTCAGGATGGCAGTAGGCTATGGGCAATTGATAAACCTAATATCGCGCAACCACCTCCTGGTTGGGAAAGGTTGCTCAGAATAAGAGGTGAAGGGAGCACCAAGTTTGCTGACGT GTATTATGCTTCTCCAACGGGGAAGAGACTGCGATCTATGGTTGAAATTCAAAG GTACTTGATTGAACACCCGGAGTACATTAAACAAGGTGTGAATTTATCACAATTCTCGTTCCAGATTCCTAGACCTCTGCAAGAAAACTATGTGAGGAAACGTGCTCCACGCATGACAAATCCTCTTGATGGTTCTAGTTTAGGGCTTTCAAGGCCACTCGAACCTGAAGAAG TGAATCCTTTGTCGTGGGCCGCCCCTCCGACACGAAGAGAGCTCGAGACCGGTGGATCAGTTTCGCCTCCCCCTTCCTCCGAGCCGGTCGAGCCATCAACATCGTCCGAGATGGAGAAGACGGTAAAGCCGCGCGACGATCCTATCTGCGATCAGCCGAACATCAAGTTAGAAGAATCTGAACTGTCCAGAAGCACTTCTTCCCTTGAGCTTTAA
- the LOC109706461 gene encoding uncharacterized protein LOC109706461 gives MAPKMKRRDLDEADDEFFEFSLSSPATKIRRLDAEFNVAPIAEKEGEPLEIEEAMGDSSLDLPLMNEERAIVLYKPIDSHPLLGPNRSNVSLQISSDLIPGLKNGFFQRVEGGSPVPWARVSTESAEAVEMAEKGSSMEVEEEEEEEEEEEEEEGKGRGEEINTSNGGVEDQRLHPTQWQWQWQWQNHCMEAPPQQQLLLSTTTPMMWSW, from the exons ATGGCTCCGAAGATGAAGAGGAGGGACTTGGATGAGGCGGACGACGAGTTCTTCGAGTTCTCGCTCTCCTCTCCCGCGACGAAGATCCGGAGATTG GACGCGGAGTTTAACGTAGCTCCGATCGCGGAAAAGGAGGGGGAACCTTTGGAGATCGAAGAGGCGATGGGGGATTCATCGTTGGATCTCCCTTTGATGAACGAGGAGAGAGCTATTGTGTTGTACAAGCCCATCGATTCACACCCACTCCTTGGCCCCAATCGATCGAACGTTTCGTTACAAATAAGCTCCGATTTGATCCCCGGTCTTAAGA ATGGGTTTTTCCAGCGAGTAGAGGGCGGATCTCCGGTTCCGTGGGCGCGCGTTTCCACGGAAtcggcggaggcggtggagatGGCCGAGAAAGGTTCTTCAATGGAagttgaggaggaagaagaagaagaagaagaagaagaagaagaagaagggaaagggagaggagaggaaataAACACCTCAAATGGTGGGGTTGAAGATCAGAGGTTACATCCAACGCAATGGCAATGGCAATGGCAATGGCAAAACCACTGCATGGaggcgccgccgcagcagcagcttcTGCTGAGCACAACCACACCAATGATGTGGTCTTGGTGA
- the LOC109706463 gene encoding mediator of RNA polymerase II transcription subunit 15, whose translation MQQPSSPTSLPSSPSPSPSPPPPPSSSTNGPGKKPKLPSPEEVLAHYEAQGLDPRAASLKVIGELQSLLFRALSGRRGKKDRFMADAVRKLDNVNTRLAIAEMKLDSKPSRAEALAIGVAAGALVRGAEHVLPHVLGALGALWGSVAASTGASPHPPPPPPFS comes from the coding sequence ATGCAACAACCCTCGTCTCCCACCTCTCTCCCCTCATCCCCATCCCcgtccccctctcctcctcctcctccatcctCCTCCACCAATGGTCCCGGGAAGAAGCCGAAGCTCCCGAGCCCGGAGGAGGTGCTCGCGCACTACGAGGCGCAGGGGCTCGACCCCCGCGCCGCGTCGCTCAAGGTCATCGGCGAGCTCCAGTCCCTCCTCTTCCGCGCCCTCTCGGGGCGCCGCGGGAAGAAGGACCGGTTCATGGCCGACGCCGTGCGCAAGCTCGACAACGTCAACACCCGCCTCGCCATCGCCGAGATGAAGCTCGACTCCAAGCCCTCGCGCGCCGAAGCCCTAGCGATCGGGGTCGCCGCGGGGGCGCTCGTGCGCGGGGCCGAGCACGTGCTCCCCCACGTGCTCGGCGCCCTCGGGGCCCTGTGGGGCTCCGTTGCGGCCTCCACGGGAGCGtcgcctcatcctcctcctccccctccgttttcttag